One bacterium genomic region harbors:
- a CDS encoding FAD-dependent oxidoreductase — MDIVVIGGGIVGASVAYRLVLAGAEVTLLEAGRLAGGTSAATFAWINSNDKTPLEYHRFNTAGMAEHARLRQEFGAAPWLHVDGNIEWADDSSTSAALRSKVARLQEWGYDAERLPIDALREIEPELVPPNGVTEFAFYPLEGYVDVPMLVGGLVRAAEKVGAKVRTECRVTELAVERGHVGGVVLTGGERIKADLVVNCAGRWTDQVAALARVRVPLAPTSGLLAISVPSPVGLRSLLHTHAVNLRPDGAGRIMMRAGEFDRTVDEDTPVVPLPPACHQILERARRALPGLAGTTLEVARVGVRPIPSDGYPLVGPMPGAPGMYVVCTHSGVTLGPLLGRLVADEVVRGVVDPRLRPFRPERLMV; from the coding sequence GCCTGGCCGGGGGCACGTCGGCCGCCACCTTCGCCTGGATCAACTCCAATGACAAGACTCCGCTCGAGTACCACCGGTTCAACACCGCGGGGATGGCCGAGCACGCTCGGCTGCGGCAGGAGTTCGGGGCGGCACCCTGGCTGCACGTGGACGGCAACATCGAGTGGGCCGATGATTCGTCCACGAGTGCCGCGCTGCGCAGCAAAGTCGCCCGATTACAGGAGTGGGGGTACGACGCAGAGCGGCTCCCGATCGACGCGCTGCGGGAGATCGAGCCCGAGCTCGTCCCTCCGAACGGCGTCACCGAGTTCGCCTTCTATCCGTTGGAGGGCTACGTCGACGTCCCTATGCTGGTCGGCGGCCTTGTCCGGGCGGCGGAGAAAGTCGGAGCGAAGGTTCGCACCGAGTGCCGGGTCACCGAGCTCGCGGTGGAACGCGGGCACGTCGGAGGCGTGGTGCTGACCGGCGGCGAACGCATCAAGGCCGACCTGGTCGTCAACTGTGCCGGCCGCTGGACCGACCAGGTGGCCGCCCTCGCACGCGTCCGCGTCCCACTCGCGCCGACCTCGGGATTGCTCGCGATCTCGGTCCCGTCGCCGGTCGGGCTTCGCAGCCTCCTGCACACGCACGCGGTGAATCTCCGCCCGGACGGTGCCGGCCGGATCATGATGCGGGCAGGCGAGTTCGACCGCACCGTGGACGAGGACACGCCGGTTGTTCCCCTGCCCCCGGCGTGCCATCAGATCCTCGAGCGCGCCCGCCGCGCACTGCCCGGCCTTGCCGGCACCACCCTGGAGGTGGCGCGGGTCGGCGTGCGGCCGATCCCCAGCGACGGCTATCCGCTGGTCGGCCCGATGCCCGGAGCCCCAGGCATGTATGTCGTGTGCACGCACAGTGGAGTGACGCTCGGCCCGCTTCTAGGACGGCTGGTGGCCGACGAGGTCGTGCGCGGCGTGGTCGACCCCCGGCTGCGTCCGTTCCGTCCGGAGCGCCTCATGGTGTGA